A genome region from Macaca nemestrina isolate mMacNem1 chromosome 15, mMacNem.hap1, whole genome shotgun sequence includes the following:
- the LOC105486842 gene encoding protein PET117 homolog, mitochondrial: MSRSSKVVLGLSVLLTAATVAGVHVKQQWDRQRLRDGVIRDIERQIRKKENIRLLGEQIILTEQLEAEREKTLLAKGSQKS, from the exons ATGTCGAGGAGCTCGAAGGTGGTGTTGGGCCTCTCGGTGCTGCTGACGGCGGCCACAGTGGCCGGCGTACATGTGAAGCAGCAGTGGGACCGGCAG AGGCTTCGTGACGGAGTTATCAGAGACATTGAGAGGCAAATtcggaaaaaagaaaacattcgtCTTTTGGGAGAACAGATTATTTTGACTGAGCAACTTgaagcagaaagagagaagacGTTATTGGCAAAAGGATCTCAAAAATCATGA